One Actinomycetospora corticicola genomic window, CCCCGTTGCCGTCCTCAGCGCCGTCCTCAGCGCCGTCGTCGGCGCCCTCGTCGGAGTCCTCGTCGGAGCTACCTGTGTCGCCTCCGTCCTCGCTCCCGGTGTCGTCGCCTCCGCCACCGACCTCCTCTCCCGTGTCCTCGTCGATCGGCTTCGCGCCGCCGTCACTGTCGGTCTCGCAATTGGCAGCCTGATAGGCCAACGCCGGCGCGGCGCTGAACGTCGACGCCGAACTCACCCCCGGCATCACCATCAGCGCAACCACGGCTCCAGCAGCCATCATGGTCTTCTTCATCTCGAGCCCCCCGACTCGGTCGAAACCGACGAACCGGCCAGTTCGTCGGAGGTGCGGGAGTCAACTCGTGTGGGTGTCGAGAGTCGGGGACATCCACCGTCGGCACGCCGCACCCGATCGGGCGGACCCGGAACTGGGAAAGTGGACTCGCCAACACCAAGATCACGTCGACTGGACCGCCAGAGCTGATGTCGATCTTCGGAACAGCCATGGGCGTCCACCGGACGTGATCATGGTCCGGCGGCCGGACCACCTCGCGCGCGCCGACCCGCCGTCGGGACGAGCCAGGAGGGTGGGACCCGCTGAGCCAGGCAGAGGAGCGGATGCCGTCGTAGCGTGGTGGAGGTGAGCACCCCGCGCCCGAACCAGGCCACCGGCCCGTCCACCCCGGCGCCGAACACCCAGCCGGAGGGCCTCCCCACCACCCTGGGTGAGCTCCGCGCGAGCGACCACCCCGCCAAGACCGCGCGCAGCGTCCGTGACGAGCTGCGCGACAACCTCCTGACCGCCCTGCGGGCCGGCGAGAACCCGTGGCCCGGGATCGTCGGCTTCGAGCGGACCGTGCTGCCGCAGTTCGAGCGCGCGATCATCGCCGGCCACGACGTCGTCCTGCTCGGCGAGCGCGGTCAGGGCAAGACCCGGCTGCTGCGCAGCCTCGTGGCCCTGCTCGACGAGTGGACGCCCGTCATCGCCGGCTCCGAGCTCGGCGAGCACCCGGAGCAGCCGATCATGCCCGCGAGCATCCGGCGGGCGACGCTCGAGGGCGACTCGCTGGCGGTCGGCTGGCGGCACCGCTCGGAGCGCTACGCCGAGAAGCTCGCGACCCCCGACACCAGCGTCGCCGACCTCATCGGCGACGTCGACCCGGTCAAGGTCGCCGAGGGCCGCTCCCTGGGCGACCCGGAGACCATCCACTACGGCCTCGTCCCGCGCGCGCACCGCGGCATCGTCACCATCAACGAGCTGCCCGACCTCGCCGAGCGCATCCAGGTCGCGCTGCTCAACGTCATGGAGGAGCGCGACATCCAGGTGCGCGGCTACACGCTGCGCCTGCCCCTGGACATCCTCCTGGTCGCGAGCGCGAACCCCGAGGACTACACCAACCGCGGGCGGATCATCACCCCGCTGAAGGACCGCTTCGGCGCAGAGGTCCGCACCCACTACCCGCTGGAGGTCGCGGGCGAGGTCGCGCTGATCCGGCAGGAGGCGGACGTCGTCTCCGAGGTGCCCGACCACCTGCTCGAGGTCATCGCCCGCTTCACCCGCAACCTGCGCGGTGCCAGCGCCATCGACCAGCGCTCCGGCGTCTCGGCCCGGTTCTCCGTGGCCGCCGCCGAGACCGTGGCCGCGGCGGCCCTGCGCCGGGCCGCGGTGACGGGGGAGGACGTCCCGGTCGCACGCCCGGTCGACCTCGAGGCCGTGCCGCCGGTCCTGCGCGGCAAGCTCGAGTTCGAGTCCGGGGAGGAGGGTCGCGAGGAGGAGCTGCTGACCCACCTGCTGCGGCGGGCGGTCGCCGAGACCGCGCGCAAGCGGCTCGCCGGCGTGGACCTCGGTCCGCTCGCCGACGCCGTCGCCGAGGGCCGCCGCGTGGTGACGGGGGAGCGGGTCCCGGCCCGCGAGGTCGTCGCGACGCTGCCGTCGATCCCCGTCGTCCGGACCGTCGCCGACCGGCTCGGTGCGGGCGACACCGAGGCGCCCGGCCCGCTGGCCTCCGCCGTCGAGCTGGCCCTCGAGCACCTCTACCTCACCCGCAAGCTGGCCAAGGACGACCACGAGGACGACGGGACGGTCACCTATGGCGGCTGAGAATCTTCCCGACGGCGGGTCGGGGCGGAAGCCGCCGCCCGGCCGCTACTCCTACGGCCGGTTCTACGACGGGCCCGACCCGCTCGCCCCGCCGTTCGACATCCGCGAGGCGATGGACGCGCTCGGCCGTGACGTCATGGAGGGCACCAGCCCACGCCAGGCGATGCGCGAGCTGATGCGACGTGGCCTGCGCGACCAGCAGGGGCTCGACGATCTGCAGCGTCGCCTCAACGAGCAGCGCCGCCGGCTGCAGCGGGAGAACCGGCTCGACGGCACGCTGCAGGAGATCCGGGAGCTGCTGAACCAGGCGCTCGAGGCGGAGCGGAACTCGCTGCAGGCGGAGGACTCCGACGACGCGCGGTTCCGGGAGATGAGCCTGGACGCGCTGCCGGACTCGACGGCGGGCGCGGTCAACGAGCTGGAGAACTACGACTGGCGCAACGCCGAGGCGCGCCAGGCCTACCAGCGGATCCAGGACCTCATGGGCCGGGAGGCGCTCGACCAGCGCTTCCAGGGCATGAAGCAGGCGATGGAGAACGCGACGCCCGAGGACGTCGAGCGGGTGCAGGAGATGCTCTCCGACCTCAACGACCTGCTCGAGGCCCACGGTCGCGGCGAGGACACCACCGAGCAGTTCTCCGAGTTCATGGGCAAGCACGGGGAGTACTTCCCCGAGAACCCGAGCAACACCGAGGAGCTGATCGACGCGCTCGCGCAACGCTCCGCGGCGGCGCAGCGGATGATGAACTCGCTGTCCGCCGAGCAGCGCGCCGAGCTCGAGGGCCTCATGCAGTCCGCGTTCGGCGACCCCCGGCTGGCCGAGCAGCTCTCGCGACTGGACTCGCAGCTGCAGGCCATGCGCCCGGGGGAGGACTGGGACGGGCAGGGCCGGTTCCGGGGCGAGAACCCGATGGGCATGGGCGAGGGCGCGCGGGCGATGGAGCAGCTCGCGCAGCTGGACTCGCTCTCCGAGCAGCTCTCGCAGAGCTACCCGGGCGCCCGCATGGAGGACATCGACCTGGAGGCGCTCGAGGCGTCGCTCGGTCGGCAGGCCCGGGTGGACGCGCAGCGGCTCGCCGAACTCGAGCGTGAGCTGGAGAACCAGGGCGTGTTCGAGCGCGGCCCGGACGGCGCGCTGACGTTGTCGCCGAAGGCGCTGCGCCAGCTCGGCCAGTCGGCGCTGCGGGACGTCGTCGGGTCGCTGTCGACGCGGCGCGGCGAGCGGGAGACCCAGCGGTCCGGGGCGGCGGGAGAGGCGAGCGGGGCGACCCGTCCGTGGGCCTTCGGCGACACCGAACGGTGGGACACCTCGCGCACGCTGCTCAACGCCGAGCTGCGCAAGGCCGGCGGG contains:
- a CDS encoding ATP-binding protein, which codes for MSTPRPNQATGPSTPAPNTQPEGLPTTLGELRASDHPAKTARSVRDELRDNLLTALRAGENPWPGIVGFERTVLPQFERAIIAGHDVVLLGERGQGKTRLLRSLVALLDEWTPVIAGSELGEHPEQPIMPASIRRATLEGDSLAVGWRHRSERYAEKLATPDTSVADLIGDVDPVKVAEGRSLGDPETIHYGLVPRAHRGIVTINELPDLAERIQVALLNVMEERDIQVRGYTLRLPLDILLVASANPEDYTNRGRIITPLKDRFGAEVRTHYPLEVAGEVALIRQEADVVSEVPDHLLEVIARFTRNLRGASAIDQRSGVSARFSVAAAETVAAAALRRAAVTGEDVPVARPVDLEAVPPVLRGKLEFESGEEGREEELLTHLLRRAVAETARKRLAGVDLGPLADAVAEGRRVVTGERVPAREVVATLPSIPVVRTVADRLGAGDTEAPGPLASAVELALEHLYLTRKLAKDDHEDDGTVTYGG
- a CDS encoding vWA domain-containing protein, whose translation is MAAENLPDGGSGRKPPPGRYSYGRFYDGPDPLAPPFDIREAMDALGRDVMEGTSPRQAMRELMRRGLRDQQGLDDLQRRLNEQRRRLQRENRLDGTLQEIRELLNQALEAERNSLQAEDSDDARFREMSLDALPDSTAGAVNELENYDWRNAEARQAYQRIQDLMGREALDQRFQGMKQAMENATPEDVERVQEMLSDLNDLLEAHGRGEDTTEQFSEFMGKHGEYFPENPSNTEELIDALAQRSAAAQRMMNSLSAEQRAELEGLMQSAFGDPRLAEQLSRLDSQLQAMRPGEDWDGQGRFRGENPMGMGEGARAMEQLAQLDSLSEQLSQSYPGARMEDIDLEALEASLGRQARVDAQRLAELERELENQGVFERGPDGALTLSPKALRQLGQSALRDVVGSLSTRRGERETQRSGAAGEASGATRPWAFGDTERWDTSRTLLNAELRKAGGDDRALDVTDVEIVETEQRTRAAVALCVDTSWSMVADGRWVPMKRTALALHHLVSTRFRGDALQIITFGRHAQAVDLGQLTGLEGVWEQGTNLHHALLLAGRHLRRHSDAAPVVLVVTDGEPTAHLEPDGHAVFDYPPTPETLRATLNEVDVIARLKAALTVFMLGDDPRLEAFVDLVARRSGGRVIAPDLDGLGAAVVSDYLHSRRR